One genomic segment of Deltaproteobacteria bacterium includes these proteins:
- a CDS encoding cytochrome c biogenesis protein ResB, which translates to METYPSGQPKKYASDLSVIESGREVVRKTITVNDPLVYKGIWFYQSSYGQEGGATAQVAVRRQDGTPVGNLSLAPNEPVSIDGYGVVRGVNYEQNFQGNGPALQVVIEKPGQPASNLWIPQGRPDQDRLRNDSLVFSFGGLTAKMYTGLQVAKDPGVNVVWLGCLLLTAGMMGSFFVSHRRIWIRLADGPHGKVEITAGGTTNRNRPAFEKIFASVLAEVRKDPPKTEKENPA; encoded by the coding sequence TTGGAGACCTACCCGAGCGGACAGCCCAAGAAATACGCTTCGGACTTGAGCGTCATCGAGAGCGGTCGCGAGGTCGTGCGCAAGACGATCACGGTCAACGATCCCCTCGTCTACAAGGGGATCTGGTTCTACCAGTCCAGTTACGGGCAGGAGGGCGGCGCGACGGCGCAGGTGGCGGTCCGCCGGCAGGACGGCACCCCGGTGGGCAACCTCTCCCTCGCCCCGAACGAACCCGTCAGTATCGACGGATACGGCGTCGTCCGCGGGGTGAACTACGAGCAGAATTTCCAGGGGAACGGTCCCGCCCTCCAGGTAGTCATCGAGAAGCCCGGCCAGCCTGCATCCAACCTCTGGATCCCCCAGGGACGACCGGACCAGGATCGCCTACGCAACGATTCGCTGGTGTTCTCCTTCGGAGGATTGACCGCGAAGATGTATACCGGCCTTCAGGTCGCCAAGGATCCCGGGGTGAACGTGGTGTGGCTGGGGTGTCTGCTGCTGACGGCGGGGATGATGGGTTCCTTCTTCGTTTCCCACCGCCGCATCTGGATCCGGCTGGCCGATGGGCCCCATGGGAAGGTGGAGATCACGGCGGGCGGGACCACGAACCGGAACCGTCCTGCCTTCGAGAAGATCTTCGCTTCCGTTCTGGCCGAAGTCCGGAAAGATCCACCCAAGACAGAGAAGGAGAACCCCGCATGA